From one Deltaproteobacteria bacterium PRO3 genomic stretch:
- a CDS encoding M13 family metallopeptidase, producing NPSLNEVVFPAGILQPPFFNPDADDAINYGGIIAVIGHELTHGFDDQGAKFDGQGNLVNWWTDADKANFDSLAQRMIAYYDALEVEPGVHVKGALTVGENIADLGGVTLAYGALVRSLQGKPEPAKIDGYNWKQRFFLGWAQVWRANITDAARRRLVEVDPHSPAHFRINAVLGQFKPFEQAWCPDGKGAMLVPDSERVVIW from the coding sequence ACAATCCCTCGCTCAACGAGGTGGTGTTCCCCGCCGGCATCCTGCAGCCGCCCTTCTTCAACCCCGATGCCGATGACGCCATCAACTACGGCGGTATCATCGCGGTGATCGGCCATGAGCTCACCCACGGATTCGATGACCAGGGCGCCAAGTTTGATGGCCAAGGCAACCTGGTGAACTGGTGGACCGATGCGGACAAGGCCAACTTCGATTCCCTGGCCCAGCGCATGATCGCATACTACGACGCCTTGGAAGTGGAACCCGGCGTACACGTGAAGGGCGCCCTCACCGTGGGCGAGAACATCGCCGACCTCGGCGGCGTCACCCTGGCCTACGGCGCGCTGGTGCGCTCCTTGCAGGGCAAGCCTGAACCCGCCAAGATTGACGGCTACAACTGGAAACAGCGCTTCTTCCTTGGTTGGGCGCAGGTGTGGCGCGCCAACATCACCGATGCCGCCCGACGCCGCCTGGTTGAAGTGGACCCGCACAGCCCCGCCCACTTCCGCATCAACGCCGTGCTCGGCCAGTTCAAGCCCTTCGAGCAGGCCTGGTGCCCCGATGGAAAGGGCGCCATGCTGGTGCCCGACAGCGAGCGCGTGGTGATCTGGTGA